Proteins from a genomic interval of Rubinisphaera italica:
- a CDS encoding outer membrane protein assembly factor BamB family protein, which yields MARLLNIIPIVFMSLIFSIESTHADPSWPQWRGPERDGIVDSVPLPETLTETENKVVWSTPLAPSYSGPVIAEGKVFTTETVDQKEEVVRAFDKKTGKELWKTSWPGAMSVFFIARANGDWIRATPAYADGKLYVAGMQDLVVCLDTKDGSILWKADLANEFKTGNPPFGFVSSPLVDGDALYIQAANSVCRLNAQTGQVEWRVLKSSEAFGSAFSSPIIATIHGQRQLVVQTRKELAGLNLADGSPYWQTEVPAFRDMNILTPTILGNKIFTSTYGGSSLMYEIQKQDDGAFSVAELWTNKAQGYMSSPVVINGDIYLHLRNQRFTCINSETGETKWTTTPFGKYWSLLTDGKRILALDERGDLLLINVNPNEFELISQLHISDSPSWAHLAIDNHQIYVRTLDKLIVYAIK from the coding sequence ATGGCACGACTACTTAACATTATTCCGATTGTCTTCATGAGCCTTATTTTTTCCATAGAATCGACTCACGCAGACCCTTCCTGGCCTCAATGGCGGGGACCGGAACGGGATGGCATAGTCGACTCAGTTCCCTTACCGGAAACGCTCACTGAGACTGAAAATAAAGTCGTGTGGTCGACTCCCCTTGCGCCCAGTTATTCCGGCCCGGTTATTGCAGAGGGGAAAGTTTTTACCACTGAAACAGTTGATCAAAAAGAGGAGGTCGTTCGAGCTTTCGACAAAAAAACAGGAAAAGAACTCTGGAAAACCAGTTGGCCTGGCGCAATGAGCGTGTTTTTTATTGCCAGGGCCAATGGAGACTGGATCCGAGCCACACCAGCTTACGCCGATGGAAAACTGTATGTCGCAGGCATGCAGGATCTGGTGGTTTGCCTGGATACCAAAGATGGATCGATCCTCTGGAAAGCCGATCTGGCGAACGAATTCAAGACTGGCAATCCCCCTTTCGGATTCGTTTCTTCACCGCTAGTCGATGGCGATGCTCTTTACATTCAGGCTGCCAATAGTGTCTGCCGCTTAAATGCACAAACTGGTCAAGTGGAATGGCGAGTACTCAAGTCAAGCGAGGCATTTGGTTCTGCGTTCAGTTCACCAATCATTGCGACCATTCATGGCCAGAGGCAACTGGTCGTTCAAACCCGCAAGGAACTGGCAGGTTTGAATCTGGCAGATGGCTCGCCCTATTGGCAGACAGAAGTACCAGCCTTTCGAGATATGAATATCCTTACCCCGACAATTCTGGGAAACAAAATTTTCACCAGCACGTATGGTGGTTCGTCCCTGATGTACGAAATCCAGAAACAAGACGATGGAGCTTTTTCTGTCGCAGAACTTTGGACCAACAAAGCTCAGGGGTATATGTCATCCCCCGTTGTTATCAATGGAGACATCTACCTGCATCTCAGAAACCAGCGTTTCACCTGTATCAATTCCGAAACGGGCGAAACAAAATGGACAACCACCCCGTTTGGTAAGTACTGGAGCCTGCTGACTGATGGCAAACGCATTCTCGCTCTTGATGAACGAGGAGATTTATTATTGATTAATGTCAATCCGAACGAATTTGAATTGATTAGTCAGCTTCATATTTCAGACTCCCCCAGTTGGGCTCATCTGGCTATCGATAATCATCAAATCTATGTGCGAACCCTGGATAAACTGATAGTTTATGCCATCAAATAA
- a CDS encoding CAP domain-containing protein: MNSPRTSFAIILACLIFSPNIASPREVPEKPAKMHDVEMLLIDKTNEYRKSNQLKLLSSNNKLNQAARNHANVMIETNNFSHQAGDTQPSDRAEQAGYRWYFIAENIAWRSGDNLMSNEQLADAILQQWINSPGHNQNLLAKLALECGVSITYDANSGRTYIVMLYARPRN, from the coding sequence ATGAACAGCCCTCGAACTTCGTTTGCGATAATCCTCGCCTGTCTAATCTTCAGCCCGAACATAGCCAGCCCCAGGGAAGTTCCTGAGAAACCTGCCAAGATGCATGACGTGGAAATGTTGCTTATCGATAAAACTAATGAGTATCGAAAATCGAATCAATTAAAATTGCTCTCCTCAAATAACAAGTTGAACCAGGCTGCAAGGAACCATGCGAATGTCATGATCGAAACGAACAATTTCAGCCATCAGGCAGGCGATACACAACCTTCCGACCGGGCTGAACAGGCAGGATATCGTTGGTATTTCATAGCGGAGAACATCGCATGGCGTTCTGGCGACAACTTGATGTCCAACGAACAACTGGCAGATGCAATCCTGCAACAGTGGATCAATTCGCCCGGCCACAATCAAAACCTATTGGCAAAACTGGCTCTCGAATGCGGCGTTTCCATCACATACGATGCGAATTCTGGACGAACTTACATCGTGATGCTTTACGCAAGACCCCGAAATTAA
- a CDS encoding FAD-dependent oxidoreductase — MKIGIAGCGITGTAVAAMLAEFGHEITIFEQAPECHPIGAGILLQPSGQQILKRLGLFEEIEAHSARLDGLDARLKSGRQLLRLKYARLDPEYYGLGVHRGLLFDRLLTLCKNRNVTIRTNSPVTGLEQTAEGAQFQIRESELSEPFDFVIAADGSRSRLRDASGIRFHGYEYDYAALWMTGPLAAIQDRLYQIVDGTQRLVGLLPIGEGQASFFWGLPANQYQNLIAGSFNQWKDEVISLCPEAEEILQNIESFESLIFTTYRHFRMDRWHTNRCIFLGDSAHPSSPHLGQGVNLALEDAACFTDALEQSTDFEAACKLYTSQRKTKLRYYQKVTSFLAPFFQSGYSSLAFGRNCVLPMLPSVPIVSRMMLQTLCGIKRSWLR; from the coding sequence ATGAAAATCGGCATCGCCGGCTGCGGCATCACAGGAACTGCGGTCGCGGCAATGCTCGCCGAGTTCGGTCACGAGATAACGATTTTCGAGCAGGCTCCGGAATGTCATCCAATCGGAGCGGGAATCCTGCTGCAGCCGAGCGGACAGCAAATTTTGAAGCGACTTGGTCTCTTCGAGGAAATCGAAGCCCACTCGGCTCGACTCGATGGCTTGGACGCCCGTCTCAAATCCGGCCGTCAGCTTTTGCGTCTCAAATATGCTCGACTGGATCCGGAGTATTATGGTCTGGGTGTCCATCGTGGATTACTGTTTGATCGATTACTCACTCTGTGTAAAAATCGAAATGTGACCATACGGACCAATAGTCCAGTCACAGGATTGGAACAAACCGCAGAGGGCGCTCAATTCCAGATTCGCGAATCGGAATTGAGCGAACCATTTGATTTTGTGATCGCCGCAGATGGTTCTCGCTCCCGTCTCCGAGATGCCTCCGGTATTCGTTTTCACGGTTACGAATATGATTACGCGGCTCTCTGGATGACCGGCCCGCTGGCAGCGATTCAGGATCGTCTTTATCAAATCGTTGATGGCACACAGCGGCTAGTCGGTTTACTCCCGATCGGCGAAGGTCAGGCCAGTTTTTTCTGGGGATTGCCTGCGAACCAATATCAGAATTTAATCGCAGGCTCGTTCAATCAATGGAAAGACGAAGTCATTTCTTTATGCCCGGAGGCTGAGGAAATCCTGCAGAACATTGAATCCTTTGAGTCGCTGATTTTTACGACTTACCGCCACTTCCGTATGGATCGCTGGCACACTAATCGATGTATATTTCTGGGAGATTCCGCCCATCCTTCAAGTCCGCATCTCGGACAGGGAGTTAATCTCGCACTGGAAGATGCCGCCTGTTTTACGGATGCCTTGGAGCAATCAACTGATTTCGAAGCGGCTTGCAAGCTCTATACCTCCCAGAGGAAAACCAAGCTGCGGTACTATCAGAAAGTCACCAGCTTCCTGGCTCCGTTTTTTCAATCGGGATATTCCTCACTGGCTTTCGGGCGCAATTGTGTATTGCCAATGCTGCCTTCAGTCCCGATCGTCAGCCGGATGATGCTGCAAACACTGTGTGGAATCAAACGCAGCTGGTTACGCTAA
- a CDS encoding RidA family protein has translation MSKQLISSGSAWEGKIGYSRAIRIGKHVHVSGTTATDENGNVVGVGEPALQAEYILKKIQGALTDAGVTLEDVIRTRIYVTNIDDWEAIALAHGKYFGEIRPATVIVEVSRLINKDHLVEIEAEAIVE, from the coding sequence ATGTCAAAACAACTCATCTCCAGCGGTTCGGCCTGGGAAGGCAAAATTGGCTACTCGCGAGCGATTCGTATCGGCAAACATGTGCATGTTTCTGGAACGACAGCAACTGACGAAAACGGCAACGTCGTAGGTGTCGGTGAACCAGCACTGCAAGCTGAGTATATCCTGAAGAAAATTCAAGGCGCTCTGACCGATGCAGGTGTGACACTGGAAGACGTCATCCGCACTCGCATCTACGTCACCAATATCGACGACTGGGAAGCGATCGCCCTGGCTCACGGAAAATATTTTGGCGAAATCCGCCCTGCGACTGTTATTGTCGAAGTCAGCCGATTGATCAATAAGGATCATCTGGTTGAAATCGAAGCCGAAGCGATTGTTGAATAA
- a CDS encoding DUF1559 domain-containing protein gives MQFPKVTSLKTLSCSRRAFTLIELLVVIAIIAILVALLLPAVQQAREAARRSSCKNNLKQLALAMHNYHDTHSVFPYGWQAEVGGSRHRRQCFFHCMLPFIEEGNLSDLYQADTTEYVHQIPKSLAGIPVSVYMCPSDPAGPAVGGGGTDNGFQGNYVVCAGGDVNTSTDPNGIPQTVVAKPTTGMFYTGSNTKFRSVTDGTTNTIMMGEGIIRGSTGASWGGLGGYWGGAPHGSYAFSTAETPNTSVPDRVYSCKSTTFLNSPCENGNAGGLSGRYNFARSYHKGGAQFALADGSIRFISENIDRLTFRYLGQMKDGQVLGEF, from the coding sequence ATGCAGTTTCCTAAGGTCACCTCTCTGAAAACTCTCTCGTGCAGCAGACGTGCGTTCACTCTTATTGAGTTGCTCGTAGTGATCGCAATTATAGCAATACTTGTGGCTCTCTTGTTGCCTGCTGTACAGCAGGCCCGTGAGGCGGCTCGCAGATCGTCGTGTAAGAATAATCTTAAACAGTTGGCACTGGCGATGCACAATTATCATGACACACATTCCGTGTTTCCTTACGGCTGGCAGGCTGAAGTCGGTGGTTCAAGACATCGTCGCCAATGCTTTTTCCATTGTATGTTGCCATTTATTGAAGAGGGAAATCTATCTGACCTCTATCAGGCAGACACGACTGAATATGTCCACCAGATTCCAAAATCATTAGCGGGGATTCCTGTCAGTGTTTACATGTGCCCTTCTGATCCCGCAGGTCCGGCCGTAGGTGGTGGCGGGACTGACAATGGGTTTCAGGGGAATTACGTTGTATGTGCGGGAGGAGATGTTAATACCAGCACCGATCCAAATGGAATCCCTCAAACAGTCGTTGCCAAGCCAACCACGGGGATGTTTTATACAGGCTCGAACACTAAATTTCGGAGTGTTACCGATGGGACGACCAACACCATTATGATGGGCGAAGGAATTATCCGGGGATCAACAGGAGCCAGTTGGGGAGGATTGGGTGGTTACTGGGGTGGAGCCCCTCATGGATCATATGCCTTCTCAACAGCTGAAACTCCTAATACATCAGTGCCCGACCGTGTTTATTCCTGCAAAAGCACAACATTTCTGAATTCTCCTTGCGAAAATGGAAATGCAGGGGGACTCTCGGGCCGGTATAACTTTGCCAGAAGTTATCATAAAGGGGGAGCTCAGTTTGCACTGGCAGATGGTTCCATTCGATTCATCTCTGAGAACATCGACCGTTTAACTTTCCGCTATCTTGGGCAAATGAAGGATGGCCAGGTTCTTGGTGAGTTCTAA
- a CDS encoding S41 family peptidase encodes MLNKFKKNWKKWEPSLRLMTLSTMLAFGSLVSTGFGQEQKAQNFAADLSPKAVQSRISYRTNDAKLRQFLSSTNDTQLRTLFMEVSNLIDQRHVDPNTYQDRTKHALNHVAAALENPEFLKANNVKASPETLQRAQAELRRMADAVNVKNANEAAQAMSWSMFQLAGGVGISPAAMGMEFIQGNIDSLDKYSAFNPNVQVSAPRADLKSREELVGIGVEMKQHEKGAVVVRPVQGSPAEKAGVQRGDIISSVNGTATENKSLQDIANLMAGQSGTPVLLQVLRNENVELIHVTRGTLVLESVSEARIIDAANGTAYIRIDQFADETAKQLDAALWKLHNAGMKSLVLDLRGNPGGLLNVCVEMCDKFLPEGTIVSTRGRNYSDNTKQSAQFAKTWKVPMVVLVDGNSASASEIFAAAMQDNGRALIVGRTSYGKGTVQTHLPLRTISGNLKLTTAKFYSPNGREMAGSGVTPDVVIEKNDRITSIDNDIAKALEMIDNGQAQNIVNQMTKKRLPTS; translated from the coding sequence ATGTTAAACAAGTTCAAGAAAAACTGGAAAAAATGGGAACCATCACTGCGACTGATGACACTGTCAACCATGCTGGCTTTCGGGTCACTGGTTTCAACAGGCTTCGGTCAGGAACAGAAAGCTCAGAACTTCGCGGCTGACCTCAGCCCGAAAGCTGTGCAGTCGCGAATCAGCTATCGCACTAACGACGCAAAACTGCGTCAGTTCCTGAGCAGCACAAACGATACGCAACTGCGAACCTTGTTCATGGAAGTGTCCAACTTGATTGATCAACGTCATGTGGATCCTAATACTTATCAGGATCGAACAAAGCATGCACTGAATCATGTGGCTGCAGCTCTGGAAAATCCAGAGTTTCTGAAAGCGAACAACGTGAAAGCTTCTCCAGAAACTTTGCAGCGGGCTCAGGCAGAATTGCGACGAATGGCTGATGCCGTCAACGTAAAGAACGCCAATGAAGCTGCTCAGGCGATGAGCTGGAGCATGTTCCAGTTGGCTGGCGGAGTTGGAATCAGCCCGGCTGCCATGGGAATGGAATTTATTCAGGGAAACATCGATTCACTCGATAAATACTCAGCTTTCAACCCAAACGTTCAGGTATCTGCTCCACGAGCTGATCTGAAATCACGGGAAGAACTGGTCGGAATTGGTGTCGAAATGAAGCAGCATGAAAAGGGAGCTGTTGTTGTGCGACCTGTTCAGGGAAGTCCTGCTGAAAAAGCGGGTGTTCAACGAGGAGATATTATTAGCAGCGTCAACGGAACAGCAACGGAAAACAAGTCACTGCAGGACATCGCCAATCTGATGGCTGGCCAGTCAGGAACTCCGGTTCTGTTGCAGGTCTTGCGAAATGAAAATGTTGAGTTGATTCATGTGACACGAGGAACGTTGGTTCTGGAATCTGTTTCTGAAGCTCGAATCATTGATGCTGCCAACGGAACCGCTTACATCCGAATTGATCAGTTCGCTGACGAAACGGCTAAGCAATTAGACGCAGCTTTGTGGAAACTTCACAATGCAGGAATGAAGAGTCTGGTTCTGGACTTACGAGGAAACCCTGGTGGATTGTTAAACGTGTGTGTTGAAATGTGTGACAAGTTTTTGCCAGAAGGAACAATTGTTTCTACACGAGGCCGAAACTACTCAGACAACACAAAACAGTCTGCTCAGTTCGCAAAAACCTGGAAAGTGCCAATGGTTGTACTTGTCGACGGAAACTCTGCTTCAGCCAGCGAAATCTTCGCAGCTGCCATGCAGGACAACGGACGAGCTTTGATTGTCGGACGAACCAGCTACGGTAAGGGAACTGTTCAAACTCACTTGCCACTGCGAACAATTTCTGGAAACCTGAAACTGACCACAGCTAAGTTTTACTCACCAAACGGACGCGAAATGGCCGGTTCAGGAGTCACTCCAGACGTTGTGATCGAAAAGAACGATCGAATCACTTCGATTGACAACGACATCGCGAAAGCTCTGGAAATGATCGACAACGGTCAGGCTCAGAACATCGTGAATCAGATGACCAAGAAACGATTGCCAACCAGTTAA